A genomic region of Methylobacterium durans contains the following coding sequences:
- a CDS encoding DUF6894 family protein produces MARYFFDVHEAHSSIIDHEGVDCAEVSAVSEEALRALCEIAIDNPRKYLDQKLRIIVRDPGDEVVVTASLGLSLAWHAEDADARAA; encoded by the coding sequence ATGGCCCGCTATTTTTTTGATGTGCACGAGGCTCATTCTTCCATCATCGACCATGAGGGTGTCGATTGTGCTGAGGTGTCGGCCGTTTCAGAGGAAGCCCTTCGTGCCCTCTGCGAGATCGCGATCGACAATCCTCGGAAGTACCTCGATCAGAAGCTACGGATCATCGTCAGGGATCCCGGCGACGAGGTAGTGGTGACGGCGTCTCTCGGCCTGTCGCTTGCGTGGCATGCTGAGGATGCTGACGCGAGGGCGGCCTGA
- a CDS encoding DUF4214 domain-containing protein encodes MTTFICFEPADAPTLDLYGYYKTATYTNQTATGFTAVVDANTRIDLTGSDLAYQSGFPISGTTTSATVFKNGSAAYAMSGFAITMEQAAIYMSQSPVTVNKSVFAGADTIVGSAFNDVLDAWGGDDTLTGGAGNDTVLGSEGRDTAVFSGNRSDYTISSHVGANGQIEFTVVDANAARDGTDTLRGVEVAKFADGSFDLTVAPQASSFGHVATTVSSAGGQVYALYEGLLGRAPDAGGLEYWADRFDHGTSARDLGQLLLSSPEGQTRTGGLSSGDFVNQLYQTTLGRPADGGGLAYWTDQIDNHGAQRIDVANSFVFSAEHVSSLQSAFDAGVFVADKQAADVARLYYTMLSRAPDAGGLQYWANQLDQGGSISDLAKAFLGTPENVSKYGGMQNGDYVDALYVNALGRPADTDGKGYWTDLLNHGTSRADLAVLLSDSAESHSVHLNQIELGWHLA; translated from the coding sequence ATGACGACTTTTATCTGTTTCGAGCCCGCGGATGCGCCCACGCTTGATCTGTATGGATATTACAAGACCGCCACTTATACGAACCAGACCGCGACGGGTTTCACCGCCGTCGTTGACGCAAACACCCGCATCGATCTAACGGGCTCTGACTTAGCCTACCAATCCGGCTTTCCGATCTCAGGCACGACCACGTCTGCGACGGTGTTCAAGAATGGCTCCGCCGCTTACGCCATGAGCGGCTTCGCCATTACGATGGAACAAGCCGCCATCTACATGTCGCAGAGCCCGGTCACGGTGAACAAGTCCGTCTTTGCCGGCGCCGACACCATCGTGGGTTCGGCCTTCAACGATGTGCTGGATGCCTGGGGCGGCGACGACACGCTCACCGGCGGCGCTGGGAACGACACCGTTCTGGGTAGCGAGGGGCGCGATACCGCGGTGTTCAGCGGCAATCGGTCCGACTACACCATCTCCAGCCACGTCGGCGCGAATGGGCAGATCGAATTCACGGTCGTCGATGCGAACGCAGCGCGCGACGGCACTGACACGCTTCGCGGCGTCGAGGTCGCGAAGTTCGCGGACGGATCGTTCGATCTGACCGTCGCGCCTCAGGCCTCCTCCTTCGGCCATGTTGCCACGACTGTGAGCTCCGCCGGCGGGCAGGTCTACGCGCTGTACGAAGGCCTGCTCGGACGCGCTCCGGATGCCGGCGGCCTGGAATACTGGGCGGACCGGTTCGATCACGGCACATCCGCGCGAGACCTCGGCCAGTTGCTCCTGTCTTCCCCGGAAGGCCAGACGCGGACCGGAGGCCTCAGCAGCGGCGACTTCGTCAACCAGCTGTACCAGACCACGCTCGGTCGCCCGGCCGACGGCGGCGGGTTGGCTTACTGGACCGACCAGATCGACAATCACGGCGCCCAGCGCATCGACGTGGCCAACAGCTTCGTCTTCTCGGCCGAGCATGTCTCAAGCTTGCAGAGCGCGTTCGATGCCGGCGTCTTCGTGGCCGACAAGCAGGCGGCGGACGTGGCGCGACTCTACTACACCATGCTGAGCCGCGCGCCCGACGCGGGCGGCCTGCAGTACTGGGCCAATCAACTGGATCAGGGCGGCTCCATCAGCGATCTGGCGAAGGCGTTTCTCGGCACCCCGGAGAACGTGTCGAAGTACGGCGGCATGCAGAATGGCGACTACGTCGATGCCCTGTACGTGAACGCGCTCGGCCGACCGGCGGACACGGATGGCAAGGGATACTGGACGGATCTCTTGAACCACGGCACGTCGCGTGCGGACCTTGCGGTGCTGCTGTCGGACAGCGCGGAATCCCACAGCGTGCACCTCAACCAGATCGAGCTCGGCTGGCACCTCGCCTGA
- a CDS encoding DUF4214 domain-containing protein: protein MVNINVAVVTDGNEGDAVINVLNAGAVQTNDTNGGFNGSFFSSYKTTNAYYNVDIKASDGSTFDINSIYGVNAGSTTDILVFQGLGPTDNVLASMQVTYNPTDVTHSYASQQTTLNFTGITTLRVFAINNYGQPFYFDSPDFGNISAGGADTTPPTLTITSVTGATNLIDGHTILGTIGADDAGATVTIRDGSTVLGTAVSDAQGNFSFALPDLRTGSGQTYNLTASASDTAGNEGTSAAFSFTLDMVPNQNLFGSFGPHLSDTAKAVYALYDALLDRAPDALRFETYIRSVEKGASLHDIAASLLGSAEAQAHVGATGNADFVEQLYETALHRSGDPDGLSTYTQYLDQGGSRADVALIFAQSAENVAGLTALSSNTTFAPDPTASDVARLYYGVLDRAPDATGLQTWTNAVDHGTSLQAVARAFLASDEYEAHTTGLTDAQFVDSLYHQVLARTGDDGGVQAWSSVLAQGGSRAAVANAFTDSFEFQSAHAGADNATYVQDLYQAVLGRTGDDAGIQAWSSALDTQSLTRTDLAHVLTASTEFQTKYVQPTDAAFVDSLYLGALGRHADDAGLQGWTDALTHGASRAEVAVSISESAEAQAHLVNVIEQGWHLV from the coding sequence ATGGTTAACATCAATGTGGCTGTTGTCACTGACGGCAACGAAGGCGACGCTGTCATCAATGTTTTGAATGCTGGTGCGGTTCAAACGAACGACACGAATGGGGGGTTCAACGGGTCGTTCTTTTCGAGCTACAAGACAACAAACGCTTACTATAATGTTGACATTAAAGCATCTGATGGCAGCACGTTTGATATCAACTCAATCTACGGCGTGAATGCCGGCAGTACAACCGATATTCTGGTTTTTCAGGGGCTCGGTCCGACAGATAACGTTCTTGCCTCCATGCAAGTTACGTACAATCCGACAGATGTTACGCACAGCTATGCATCGCAACAGACGACTCTCAACTTCACTGGAATCACGACGCTTCGGGTTTTTGCGATCAACAATTACGGGCAGCCCTTTTATTTCGACTCTCCGGATTTTGGGAATATCTCGGCTGGTGGGGCCGACACGACGCCCCCGACCCTGACCATCACGAGCGTGACGGGGGCAACCAACCTCATCGATGGCCACACGATTCTCGGCACGATCGGCGCGGACGATGCCGGTGCGACGGTCACGATCCGCGACGGCAGTACCGTGCTCGGCACCGCCGTCAGCGATGCGCAGGGCAACTTCAGCTTCGCCCTGCCTGATCTGCGTACGGGGAGCGGCCAGACCTACAACCTGACCGCATCGGCTTCGGACACGGCCGGGAATGAGGGTACCAGCGCGGCCTTCTCGTTCACCCTCGACATGGTGCCGAACCAGAACCTTTTCGGCAGCTTCGGCCCGCATCTGAGCGACACGGCCAAGGCGGTCTACGCGCTCTACGACGCTCTTCTGGATCGCGCGCCGGACGCCCTCCGGTTCGAGACCTACATCCGATCGGTGGAGAAAGGCGCGTCCCTGCACGACATCGCGGCCTCCTTGCTCGGCTCCGCCGAGGCGCAGGCCCATGTCGGCGCGACCGGCAATGCCGATTTCGTCGAGCAGCTCTACGAGACGGCCCTTCACCGCAGCGGTGATCCCGACGGGTTGTCCACCTACACGCAGTACCTGGATCAGGGCGGCTCGCGGGCGGACGTGGCGCTGATCTTCGCGCAGAGCGCTGAGAATGTGGCCGGGCTGACCGCTCTCTCGTCGAACACGACCTTCGCGCCGGATCCGACCGCCTCCGACGTGGCGCGCCTCTACTATGGCGTGCTCGACCGAGCCCCCGACGCGACCGGTCTCCAGACTTGGACGAACGCGGTCGATCACGGCACGAGCCTGCAGGCTGTCGCCCGCGCGTTCCTCGCATCCGACGAGTACGAGGCCCACACCACCGGCCTGACGGACGCGCAGTTCGTCGACAGCCTGTACCACCAGGTCCTGGCGCGCACCGGAGATGACGGCGGCGTTCAGGCCTGGTCGTCGGTGCTTGCACAGGGTGGTAGCCGCGCCGCGGTCGCGAACGCGTTCACGGACTCCTTCGAGTTTCAGTCCGCGCACGCGGGAGCCGACAACGCCACCTACGTCCAGGATCTTTATCAGGCTGTGTTGGGCCGAACTGGGGATGATGCGGGCATCCAGGCCTGGTCGAGCGCCCTCGACACCCAGAGCCTGACGCGCACCGACCTTGCACACGTGTTGACGGCCTCGACGGAGTTCCAGACCAAATACGTCCAGCCCACCGACGCCGCCTTCGTCGACAGCCTGTACCTCGGCGCTCTCGGCCGCCACGCCGATGACGCCGGGCTGCAGGGTTGGACGGACGCTCTGACGCACGGCGCCAGCCGGGCGGAGGTCGCGGTGTCCATCTCGGAGAGCGCCGAGGCTCAGGCCCACCTCGTGAACGTCATCGAGCAGGGCTGGCACCTCGTCTGA
- a CDS encoding class I SAM-dependent methyltransferase, with protein sequence MSDTLGDYALGHAQQELVRLSRQGQLLAPFTRSVFAAAGIGPGVRVIDLGCGGGDVSLLLAEMVGPTGRVLAVDRAPEALAATRARAEQAGFSQIATVQGDLSDPKNLSLPEGFDAAVGRLVLHYVPERAALIRRLTEVVRPGGALAFIEMDLSVNGGSSPSPLALRMLDWMLQTFRRGGFEPDTGSQLFGLFRGAGLEAELMATSIVGGGADSAVARMIVDVVRSLEPQIIAAGVATAEEIDVDTLLERLRAEPGAADRSFYLPRLTAAWARTATV encoded by the coding sequence ATGTCCGACACCCTCGGAGACTACGCTCTCGGCCACGCCCAACAAGAGCTCGTGCGCCTGAGCCGCCAGGGGCAGTTGCTGGCGCCGTTCACCCGATCGGTGTTCGCGGCGGCCGGCATCGGCCCGGGCGTGCGCGTGATCGATCTCGGCTGCGGCGGCGGCGATGTCAGCCTCCTGCTGGCGGAGATGGTCGGCCCCACCGGACGGGTGCTCGCCGTCGACCGCGCGCCCGAGGCTTTGGCCGCCACACGGGCGCGCGCCGAGCAGGCCGGCTTCTCGCAGATCGCCACGGTGCAGGGTGACCTGTCCGATCCGAAGAACCTGTCTCTGCCGGAGGGCTTCGACGCGGCAGTCGGACGCTTGGTGCTGCATTATGTGCCCGAGCGTGCCGCCCTCATCCGCCGCCTGACCGAGGTGGTGCGGCCCGGCGGCGCGCTCGCCTTCATCGAGATGGACCTCTCCGTGAACGGCGGTTCCTCTCCGTCGCCCCTCGCCCTGCGGATGCTCGACTGGATGCTGCAGACCTTCCGCCGTGGCGGGTTCGAGCCGGATACCGGCTCGCAGCTGTTCGGACTCTTCCGAGGCGCCGGACTGGAGGCTGAGCTGATGGCCACCTCGATCGTGGGTGGCGGAGCCGACAGCGCGGTCGCCCGGATGATCGTCGACGTCGTTCGCAGTCTGGAGCCCCAGATCATCGCTGCCGGCGTTGCCACAGCCGAGGAGATCGATGTCGACACCCTGCTGGAGCGTCTGCGGGCCGAGCCGGGTGCAGCCGACCGATCCTTCTACCTGCCGCGCCTGACCGCAGCCTGGGCGCGCACCGCAACAGTTTGA